A region from the Kineothrix sp. IPX-CK genome encodes:
- a CDS encoding GntR family transcriptional regulator encodes MDILISNSGGQPIYEQICTQIKKNIIAGELKEGDALPSIRSLAKDLRISVITTRRAYDELEKEGYIYTIASKGCFVAKKDMEFIREENLKKIETRMREISELAKSSGLTREDLVKMFQFFM; translated from the coding sequence TTGGACATATTGATTAGTAACTCTGGCGGGCAGCCGATCTATGAGCAGATATGTACACAGATTAAGAAGAATATCATAGCCGGAGAACTAAAGGAAGGCGACGCGCTTCCGTCCATCCGATCTCTTGCCAAGGATTTACGGATCAGCGTAATTACTACGAGGAGAGCTTATGATGAACTGGAAAAGGAAGGATATATATATACGATAGCCTCGAAGGGCTGCTTTGTAGCAAAGAAAGACATGGAGTTTATAAGAGAAGAAAATTTAAAGAAGATAGAAACGCGTATGAGGGAAATTTCTGAGCTGGCGAAGTCGTCCGGCTTGACGAGAGAAGACTTGGTGAAGATGTTCCAATTTTTTATGTAA
- a CDS encoding ABC transporter ATP-binding protein, whose product MNALEITNLTKEYKDFKLDKVSLKLPSGCIMGLIGENGAGKSTMIKLIMDAIKRDSGEIIILGKDNRSDDFKLTKEDIGIVLDDIGFPEIITAKQLNAIMKMTYQNWEEETYFRYIARFSLPEKKPIKDYSRGMKMKLAIAAAMSHRARLLILDEATSGLDPIVRDEILDIFLEFTRKEEHSILISSHIVSDLEKLCDYIAFLHKGKLIFCEEKDRLLETYVMLHCKKTELNALQLSAVKGKRENSYGVDALVERKKVPRGMNVENASIEDIILFMVKGVDKQ is encoded by the coding sequence ATGAATGCTTTGGAAATAACAAATTTAACGAAAGAATACAAGGACTTTAAGCTGGATAAGGTCAGTCTGAAACTGCCGTCCGGCTGCATCATGGGACTTATTGGAGAAAATGGTGCGGGAAAAAGCACGATGATTAAGCTGATCATGGACGCAATAAAACGTGACAGCGGTGAGATAATCATACTCGGTAAGGATAACCGGTCCGATGATTTTAAGCTGACCAAGGAGGATATCGGCATCGTACTGGATGATATCGGATTCCCGGAAATCATAACGGCGAAGCAATTGAACGCCATTATGAAAATGACTTATCAGAACTGGGAGGAAGAGACCTATTTCCGCTATATTGCGCGCTTTTCCCTTCCCGAAAAAAAGCCTATCAAGGACTACTCCCGGGGAATGAAGATGAAGCTGGCAATAGCGGCCGCGATGTCTCATCGTGCGAGGCTGCTGATCCTGGATGAGGCGACCAGCGGCCTGGATCCGATTGTAAGGGATGAGATCCTCGATATTTTCCTTGAATTTACGAGAAAAGAAGAGCATTCCATTCTGATTTCTTCGCATATTGTCAGCGACCTCGAAAAGCTGTGTGATTATATTGCCTTTCTTCATAAGGGAAAGCTTATATTCTGCGAGGAAAAGGACCGCCTTCTGGAAACTTATGTAATGCTGCACTGCAAAAAGACTGAACTGAATGCGCTGCAATTGTCAGCGGTAAAAGGTAAAAGAGAAAATAGCTACGGGGTCGACGCGCTGGTGGAGCGTAAAAAGGTGCCGAGGGGAATGAACGTAGAAAATGCGTCGATTGAAGATATTATTTTATTTATGGTAAAAGGAGTGGATAAACAATGA
- a CDS encoding Type 1 glutamine amidotransferase-like domain-containing protein, which produces MQELKRTDTDKVIIDEVNAGKLYIVESAGAKVTAPNIEYVKGMDAHSFTLNLSPISNNDAILVKDSEIQIKSN; this is translated from the coding sequence TTGCAGGAATTGAAAAGAACCGACACAGATAAAGTAATTATTGATGAAGTCAATGCTGGAAAACTTTATATCGTGGAGTCTGCCGGAGCAAAGGTCACAGCTCCCAATATTGAATATGTAAAGGGAATGGATGCTCATTCCTTCACATTGAATTTATCTCCAATTAGCAATAATGACGCAATATTGGTCAAGGACAGCGAAATACAAATCAAAAGCAACTGA
- a CDS encoding copper homeostasis protein CutC produces MTLTPNYLLECCVDSVESAINAKKGNADRLELCSNLIIGGTTPTLALFKQIRETVDIPIHVLIRPRFGDFLYSFHELNIMIKEIDMFRDAGAEGIVIGCLNTDGELAVPELKELIAHAGNMRITLHRAFDMCKSPFRAMEEAKNLGIHSILTSGQESSCLKGIDLIRRLSQEADSSIAIMAGAGIDETAVRTLLEETSVTSFHMSGKKIVESEMRFRNPHVSMGIPGMSEYEIWRTDTGELTAVRKLLDEALPN; encoded by the coding sequence ATGACTCTCACCCCAAATTACCTATTAGAATGCTGCGTTGACAGCGTCGAATCCGCGATCAATGCCAAAAAGGGGAACGCCGACAGGCTGGAGCTTTGCTCCAATCTGATCATCGGCGGTACAACCCCCACCCTCGCCCTATTTAAACAGATCCGGGAAACGGTGGATATCCCTATTCATGTCTTAATACGCCCCCGCTTCGGAGATTTCCTTTACAGCTTTCACGAGCTGAACATTATGATCAAGGAAATAGACATGTTCCGGGATGCCGGCGCTGAAGGCATCGTTATCGGTTGTTTAAACACCGACGGCGAGCTGGCAGTTCCTGAACTGAAGGAACTCATAGCCCACGCCGGCAATATGCGTATAACCCTTCACCGTGCCTTCGATATGTGCAAGTCCCCTTTCAGGGCAATGGAAGAGGCCAAAAATCTCGGCATCCACAGCATTCTTACCTCCGGTCAGGAGTCTTCTTGTCTAAAAGGCATTGACTTAATCAGACGATTAAGCCAGGAAGCGGACAGCTCAATTGCTATAATGGCAGGTGCTGGAATCGACGAAACCGCTGTCCGTACGCTGCTCGAAGAAACCTCCGTCACCTCTTTCCATATGTCCGGAAAAAAAATCGTGGAAAGTGAAATGCGTTTTCGTAATCCTCACGTCTCCATGGGCATTCCCGGCATGAGCGAATACGAAATATGGAGAACGGATACAGGGGAGCTCACCGCAGTCAGAAAGCTATTGGACGAGGCACTCCCTAATTAG
- a CDS encoding carbohydrate kinase family protein: MKKAFVIGGVSMDSIIHLEQFPPQKSATIFSQDSYTTIGSTGGGKSICLQKLGMNTTFHAMIGADDSGNAIRKILCEHGVEFINDLDPRGTEEHVNLMDREGRRLSIFTKTSSFEPQVYIPRIIPYIQNCDYLVLNIINYVRKLIPEAKRYKKEIWCDIHDYDGQTEYHKDFIEAADYIFMSSDELVEYEEFMEQMIRQKKKLVVCTHGSKGVSAITAEGKKFRLPILGQYKRVDTNGAGDNFFSAYLYAHSKGYPVQTCLEYGTIAAGLCINSKSIVNPSLSPEILKNEHEKYYR, translated from the coding sequence ATGAAAAAAGCTTTTGTCATTGGCGGTGTCAGCATGGATTCTATTATTCATCTGGAGCAATTTCCGCCGCAAAAATCTGCCACGATCTTTAGTCAAGATTCCTATACAACAATCGGTTCAACGGGAGGCGGAAAATCTATATGCTTACAAAAGCTTGGAATGAATACAACGTTTCATGCTATGATAGGAGCTGATGATTCCGGAAATGCTATACGAAAGATTTTATGTGAACATGGAGTTGAATTTATAAATGATTTGGATCCAAGGGGGACGGAAGAACATGTGAACCTCATGGACAGAGAGGGCAGACGCCTGTCTATTTTCACAAAAACATCCTCATTTGAACCGCAAGTTTATATTCCACGCATAATCCCCTACATACAAAATTGTGATTATCTTGTATTGAATATTATAAATTATGTCAGAAAGCTTATCCCGGAAGCGAAACGATACAAAAAAGAAATATGGTGTGATATTCATGATTATGACGGCCAAACCGAATACCACAAAGACTTTATTGAAGCGGCTGATTATATCTTTATGAGTTCGGATGAACTTGTGGAATATGAAGAATTTATGGAACAGATGATTCGGCAAAAAAAGAAGCTTGTAGTTTGTACGCATGGCAGTAAAGGTGTATCCGCCATAACCGCAGAAGGTAAAAAATTCCGGCTTCCCATTCTTGGACAATATAAGCGCGTGGATACCAATGGCGCCGGAGATAATTTTTTCTCTGCTTATCTCTATGCACACAGTAAAGGCTATCCGGTTCAAACCTGTCTGGAATACGGAACGATTGCGGCAGGTCTGTGTATCAACTCAAAAAGCATCGTCAATCCTTCGCTAAGTCCGGAAATTCTTAAAAACGAACATGAAAAGTACTATAGATAG
- a CDS encoding ABC-2 transporter permease has protein sequence MKGLLLKDFYMIWKQAKIMLILVIAYIIIGVISDNSFWTVFAVIFMAMLPITALGLDERSNWTNYAAMLPFSRQDIVISKYVFGLAGVGLTVILYTVLTTVTSIVKREDIQIDPVLRMIIPLLSISFIFIGTNLPIMFKVGVEKGRLWYMLSLMVIMGGSTFVISLLNGEIGLSTVLGFLQIDTQMDQLTQSTVILALCTILLLGSMKLAINAFEKRDL, from the coding sequence ATGAAAGGATTACTGTTAAAGGACTTTTATATGATATGGAAGCAGGCGAAGATCATGCTGATCCTCGTAATAGCCTATATTATCATCGGTGTGATAAGTGACAACTCATTTTGGACAGTATTCGCGGTCATATTTATGGCGATGCTGCCGATTACAGCACTGGGACTCGACGAGAGGAGCAACTGGACTAACTATGCGGCTATGCTCCCTTTTTCCAGACAGGATATTGTCATAAGCAAATACGTATTTGGGCTGGCAGGAGTAGGATTGACAGTGATATTGTACACTGTCTTGACTACAGTGACTAGTATAGTCAAAAGAGAAGACATACAGATAGATCCTGTTTTACGGATGATTATACCTTTACTTTCCATTTCATTTATTTTTATAGGGACCAATTTGCCCATTATGTTTAAGGTTGGAGTGGAAAAGGGCAGATTGTGGTATATGCTGTCGCTGATGGTGATTATGGGAGGTTCTACATTTGTCATCAGCCTTTTGAATGGAGAAATTGGTTTAAGTACGGTTCTGGGATTTCTGCAAATAGATACGCAGATGGATCAATTAACACAAAGTACAGTCATTCTTGCTCTCTGCACCATACTGCTGCTCGGTTCGATGAAGCTTGCGATCAATGCATTTGAAAAGAGAGACTTATAA
- a CDS encoding winged helix-turn-helix domain-containing protein — translation MKIIYHESFEFIMALFALAQEQSIHSLIKSKPIDRTNNTFELMVKKTKKLTTPDLRKYINYFFDLDGIGYIIYNIIFNREQNAGLLCLDDFITSVGQLTSEEAYAFLISSNYNLDFSEFSVSQSRQILAKRLKEPTLSGKSRQQRIEEFYENPEKLNELKQTITSFYDRVYIKVKKEVDDFCQKGVTLYSKIYSEHPEAFYKHSLGGSDELSDEDYIHISFFTQLGIHDYQSKWQKKHCVILGIRNCDLQVNTNSLYQLSYFHKVLSDPKRMELIMHISKRPYFGKELAEKLHLAPSTTSYHLNMLMDLNLVITTRSNKKIYFSFNKEEYDRINSVFDKMLFIQ, via the coding sequence ATGAAAATAATTTATCATGAAAGTTTTGAATTCATCATGGCTTTGTTTGCATTGGCACAAGAACAATCAATTCACAGCTTGATCAAATCGAAACCGATAGACAGGACAAATAACACTTTTGAGCTCATGGTTAAAAAAACAAAAAAACTAACCACTCCAGATTTGCGGAAGTATATAAATTACTTTTTTGATTTGGATGGAATCGGTTATATCATTTATAACATTATTTTTAATAGAGAACAGAATGCGGGCCTTTTATGCCTGGACGATTTTATTACGTCAGTCGGGCAATTGACGTCGGAAGAGGCTTATGCGTTTTTGATTTCCAGTAACTACAATTTGGATTTTTCGGAATTTTCTGTATCACAAAGCAGGCAAATACTCGCAAAACGGCTGAAAGAACCGACACTTTCAGGAAAAAGCAGGCAGCAGCGAATTGAAGAGTTCTATGAAAACCCTGAGAAGTTAAACGAATTGAAACAAACAATAACGTCATTTTATGATCGAGTATATATAAAAGTAAAAAAAGAAGTAGATGATTTCTGTCAAAAGGGTGTAACGCTTTATAGTAAAATCTATTCTGAACATCCGGAAGCATTTTATAAGCATAGTCTTGGCGGAAGCGATGAACTTTCTGACGAAGATTATATCCACATATCGTTTTTTACACAGTTGGGGATTCATGATTATCAAAGTAAGTGGCAAAAAAAGCACTGTGTGATTCTTGGAATTCGAAATTGTGATTTGCAGGTTAACACAAACAGCCTATATCAGTTATCATATTTTCATAAAGTGCTTTCAGATCCCAAACGAATGGAATTGATTATGCACATTTCCAAAAGACCGTATTTTGGGAAAGAACTGGCAGAAAAGCTGCATCTAGCTCCATCAACAACATCGTATCATTTAAACATGCTGATGGATTTAAATTTAGTTATCACAACAAGAAGCAACAAAAAAATATATTTCAGCTTTAACAAGGAAGAGTATGATCGGATAAATAGTGTTTTTGACAAAATGCTATTTATTCAGTGA